In a single window of the Nicotiana tomentosiformis chromosome 8, ASM39032v3, whole genome shotgun sequence genome:
- the LOC104088716 gene encoding DExH-box ATP-dependent RNA helicase DExH12-like, which yields MQMGNGIDILQEADEGMALDVQYIDAYWLKRKISQAYHEQKIDPQQCQKLAEEVLIILAESGDDRDVETKLLVHLQFDKFSLIKYLLRNRIKVVWCTRLARVEDQEKRKKIQQEMLGLGPDHAAILEQFHATNGATAKE from the coding sequence ATGCAGATGGGCAATGGCATTGATATATTGCAGGAAGCCGATGAGGGAATGGCTTTGGATGTTCAGTATATAGATGCTTATTGGCTTAAAAGAAAGATATCTCAAGCTTATCATGAGCAGAAGATTGATCCGCAACAGTGTCAAAAGCTTGCTGAAGAGGTTCTTATAATTCTTGCTGAAAGTGGTGATGACCGTGACGTGGAAACCAAGCTGCTGGTGCATCTGCAGTTTGACAAGTTCAGTCTCATTAAGTATCTTCTGAGAAACCGGATAAAGGTAGTGTGGTGTACTCGTCTTGCAAGGGTTGAAGACCaagaaaagaggaagaaaattCAACAAGAGATGTTGGGTTTGGGGCCAGATCATGCTGCAATATTGGAGCAGTTTCATGCTACTAATGGGGCAACTGCAAAGGAGTGA